AGacctaatataattaataatatatatacctACTATAATTATAGGAAGATAGATAATTGAAATTTGTTATTTTGTGCATACAAATGTGAATAATTAGTTAACATTCTTGTGGACACAGATGCCAATAAGAGTACCTTTCCTAaccttattttctttttaatttgtcTTTTCTGATTGTTAATTAACAATTTATTTTTTGTCTTTTCTTGTGtacttataaattttaattttgaaatcaTAAATTAAACATCTTTCTTTCTCAATATCACGTGTACTAATATTTTTGTCAATATGAATACACCATGCATCATTATATAAATACACCTAATATGTATTAATATTTTTCCTTTATGtgttacacaaaaaaaattattcttacaaataaaatttacatataaaaatatcgATTTTATAATTTTGTAAGCATGTATTTTACACTAAACATTATGTATATAGGGCAGCACTTTGGTGCAGCCAAAAACTTTTTGGCTGCACTAGGACATAGTTCAAgcacttaaataattttttttatgacagtgtacattgttgtcatttaagacatcctgcaaattttcaaaaaattatgaatagtttacgGTGTCGAAAACAAGATTGTTGCATTCATATCTGTTTTTTGTATGTGCGTGTAAAATTCAACTatttgaaccttgttttcggcactgtaaactattcggaattttttaaaatttgtaagATATCTTAAATGACAATAATGTTCACtctcataaaaaaaatttaaaaaaatttatttaagtgCCAAACTATGCCCTAGCTGCATCGAAATTttaccttatatatatatatattacatataacATATTAATAACTAAACTAAAAGCTCATTTCCTTAATATTTTTTATACACAATTGACTTAACTACAGGAATTAAGTGTAAAAAAATATACTATTTAATTAGTTTTGCTGTTAAAACTTTCATATAAGTATTTAACTGCAAAATTTGTAACTAGTGAAGTAGTTTTGCGGCCATTATTACTTGTATGTTTACATATCTTCAAACAAATACATCACGTAACATTTTTCAACGTGGAAAAATGGCCAAATATCTTTCATTTGACACTATactataatatattataaatataagaTTAGACAACGttgaatataattggtgacttgaaaggaataaaaataaaattaatgaaAATACGTACTTTTCTAATTTGTGTGGTTGGTTCAAATTTTCATGATGATGTTTATGAGAATGATTTAATTCCATACCAAAATTTATTGTTCAGTCCCAATCTCTTGTATGTCTCCTTCAATGTCCCTTTAATGTTATAAATTATAATGACACCTACCTAATTGAATATTAAATTGTACTTATCTTATTAGTTGACCTAGTTAAGACTTAGGATAGCTACACCttgatttttatataaatatatatatattcattttagtaaattttcaataattttttgTATGGTATAAATTATTTTACACCTTCTGTTTTTACTAAATATATAACTATTTgtttagaaaaaaaattgttgCACCCATATTTTATAAATTGGTTTAAAATGGTCTCCTAAACCTAATTTTaatcataatatttttttaagtaGAGATTGATGCATGACCCCATAAATAAAATGTGATGACAAAagtattttcattaaaataaggtTTATGAAACGATTTTCactattacaatatatattatcTTAATTACTTTTTTTACGTCCTACACAAATGGTGtaggacatgaaaagttttaaaataattttcatgtcCTACATTGAGAGTGATGAAAAGTTTTATAtttatgtcaaaaaaaaaaaagtgtgggACATGAAATTCCCAGTAACAAAAAAGAGGTTGGGGGACGTGAaaagtaaaaaaagaaaaaaaaaacatagtatTCACAAGGTAAGACATGAAATATCTATTTGAtacaaatatatatgtattacaTTCTTTAGAAGCAACACTCTTCCCTCTCTATAAATTCAACACTATATTTCAACACActcattattattaatattaataattaattaatttaatatttaaatagaatttattataataaaaaacatTTTATCAAATATGTAAATAAGGAGAATTTTTCAATGTCTAGCAAAGAAAATTGATTAACTAATTTTTGTTTGGTATTTAACTAATTTGTAATCTAAATTAAATCCCCGCAAGAAAATTATGATATAAGTAATTATATaactaataaatatatatctactTAGAAAGATATGGTATAAGTAATTATATAActaatataacatatatatatactataattaTAGGAAGATAGATAATTGAAATTTGTTATTTTGTGCATACAAATGTGACTAATTAGTTAGATAACATTCTTGTGGACACAGATGCCAATAAGAGTACCTTTCCTAtccttattttctttttaatttgtcTTTTCTGATTGTTAATTAACAATTTATTTTTTGTCTTTTCTTGTGtacttataaattttaattttgaaatcaTAAATTAAACATCTTTCTTCCTCAATATCACGAGTTATATGAATACACCCTAATGCATCACAttatataaatacacataatgtATAGcacaataacaaataaatcatcTATAAGAGCAATAATTATATGTATTAATATTTTTCCTTTATGTGTtagacaaaaaaaattattcttacaaataaaatttacatataaaaatatcaattttataaTTTTGTAAACATGTATTTTGCACTAAACATTATGTATATAGGGCAGCACTTCGGTGCAGCCAACTTTTTGGTTGCATTAGGGCATAGTTCGggcatttaaataattttttttttctaattttttttatgacagcGTACATTATTGTTATTTAAgatatcctgtaaattttcaaaaaattctgaatagtttacggtGCTGAAAACAAGGTTGTTGCACTGGTATCTGTTTTTTTGTATGCGCGTGTAAAATTCAACTGTTTGAACCTTGTTCTCggcactgtaaactattcggaattttttaaaatttgcagTTTGTCTTAAATGACAATAATATTCACTgccataaaaaaaatttaaaaaaaattatttaagtgcCCGAACTATGCCCTAGCTGCACCGAAGTCTTaccctatttatatatataaatatatatatattgcatatagcatattaataactaaattaaaagcTCATTTCCTTAATATTTTTTATACACAATTGACTTAACTACAGGAGTTAAGTGTaagaaaatttattatttaagtaGTTTTGTCGTCAAATTTTTTACATAGTTATTTAATTGTAAGATTTGTAACTACTTAAGTAATTTTATGGTCattattcatttaatgtttacATATCGTCAAACAAATACATCAACGTAACATTTCAACGTGGAAAAATGGCCAAATATCTTTCATTTGACACAAGACTATAATATGTTATAAATATAAGATTAGACAACGTTGAATATAATTGGTGGATATAtatacactacaaaaaaaaggttATATACCGAGAACACTATACCGACaacatgtcctcggtatagacatttCATATGCGCGGGACATTTTCGCGGTTTTGAATAGGTTTAGTTGCTATACCGagaacctataccgagaacatgttctcggtatagggtttaTAAATATACCCCACAGCCGCGAAGCCCCTTCTCCTTCCTTTCTGGTTTCTCTCGGTTTTCTCCGAGCCGTCCGCCTCCCTCCGCCATTTTCCTCCGTTTTCCTCCCAAAAAGCTCGGTTTTAAGCCTCAAAATTGCCAAGGGTGAAGGGATTTCTGTGTATTTGTTGAAGGTatggtttatttattcattttatatatatatttatgaaattgtataatgatattttgtagtttttgtttgaaggttgggtattcggtttttgttggactaaagagattgctagcaagatattgaaggcattggtaagttttttttaatttttctgtatttttttaattttttttcaatttttgaataatttatgtttttttatataaataatataatattaattttaataaaaatttgaaattattatattagatagaatgtatttatttttaggttttcaaaataagtattagtaaaaatgatattaggaattagaaaattgttatatgagtaattagtattttttttaaacaaattctatgttgttttggtgaattttatgtgtattaaacatattagtaaatatattaaatatttgagtgttaatttgaaaattttggtggtaatgttagtatgttgttgttgtcaattttaattttttttggttatgttagtagtaaaaattcaaattttatgaatattgatgattaatttgttgttgttaatttttagtagaattttaatattttggttagaaaattgaataattaataaaatttagactaataattataaattatatagtcgtttaaaatgtatttgtaatgctctctgcatgatctgggtctggatattttttatgtcttatttgcaggattttaaattttgggatagatgaaaatatagtcgttatgctgccgaattttttatagaattgtaaaatttagagatattgtgaatattagtagaagtactcaataaaatttctaatttaataaatagtgaattgataagtaaaataatatattttaaaattaagattaaaaaaaattaacattaacattatgcaactaaattttaataaaaataaacattaattaaataatttaagtaataattaaatcctaaagtaaataaataaattttaaacaaatcttagaaattttgtttaaattaataaaactattcaataaagcataagtaaaatatgtaatttaataaatactaaattaatatgtaaaaaaataatatttgttagttctgattaaataaaattaacaaatatattattagaaaaccattattaaaattaaaaaaattaaatttaatatttgttagttttaatcattattaaaattaaaattaaaaaaatatgtttttaataatatttgttagttttttttaatttttctgtattttttttaattttttttcaatttttgagtaatttatgtttttttatataaataatatattttaaaattaagattaaaaaaaattaacattaacattatgcaactaaattttaataaaaataaatattaattaaataatttaagtaataattaaatcctaaagtaaataaataaattttaaacaaatcttagaaattttgttttaattaataaaacaattcaataaagcataagtaaaatatgtaatttaataaataccaaattaatatgtcaaatttaaataattttaataatatttacactgaaatatattatagttagatatcataaaacaacataattaacttcaaagagcataagacattaaaaaaaacatatttaattttatttgtttttttctttggtaataagaaattattaccaaatttctcaagagagctcggattacttgtttgacagtacacagatccggactgtcctcaatggtcaaaagtaccaaatgcctcgaaagaaagaatacttgcacatttggaagtaagtagtttatgtattttccgatgcccagaaattacggtattaatttcttgctaaaattaactatcttaattaaatatattactaacgataactttttgcagaaacgttctgtgatcaacaaggaaaatagaaggaaactgaaagagcttagctatggaggttctcagtcaatcccagccctacgctataaaaaggttagttaattaattattttttagtttatttttcttatttacgtttaattattaattttataaaaatatatgtacgtgacagcgcaatttagagactgggcaacttgagtccatcccggatagctggatggatactcaccataaatcaggcacagggtgggtgacagagacagccaaaaatacttgggtacgttaagtttttttaaacatttttcaaatttttaattgtttcaaaattttaattacattatacattgtatcacaggaggaattgcgtgcataccgcgacacacagcagacacaggcaactgatactaagagttccacaccagtttcgagtgcgcctgaagatgaagacatatctttggtacaaactgtcttcggaaaacgacggggccaccagaaaggatatggacgtatccttaacataaggggccgaactccatttgattttcgtccttcacaaactagagatgaagagttgtctgagatgagagagcgtcttcgacagttagaggagcatgtccggactcattgtatcaccccgggatctcaatgtgccccaccaccacccgacgactcagtaggacttatgtatgaattttattacaattgactattacattatcatgtttaagacaattctttattttgattcagcgaacatactcttatgtttttatttatatgtttaatataagtgttttaattttattttatttttttctatttaattcaaaataaataaataagggaataacaaatataaaaaaaaattggggaaaagtctataccgaggacattgtcctcggtatataccacTAAGATGTCGGTATATACCAGCACGATGACAAATTGGGGATGGTTGTACCGAGGACTTTTGTCACtttataccgaggacaatgtcctcggtaaaacctataccgagaacatttttaatgtcgtcggtagaagtttTGTTTTACCGACGCGGATGTACCGATAACTTTCTACCGACGATATTGTCTCGGTAGAGGTTATACCGAGGATATTTGggcttataccgaggacatttgttctcggtataggccctgTTTTTTGTAGTGATAGTTGTCAAATGACACCTAAAGGTGGTCATATACTTAGCTTTCTCTTTTCTTGCCTCTCTTTCACCAATTTTGGGGTTTGTGGAATAATTGATCACTCTCGTCCCACCTTCATTTAATTGTTTTGAGACTCGGTTAACAACTCTCTtctttttatcattaattttaaGTATATGTAATACCAAACAACTGCCAAATTTGTGTTGTAATATTATATCttgatattaaaaaaatacatatttattaacttgcaaaatacatatttaaaaaaatacatatatatatatactatatacaaTTAACTTGCAAGGcaagtttacttagttttatttatagaatttattaattacttttattaaatttatattaatgtcatataaattttaaataaatattttattttaattaaattatttatttatttatttttgtttaaatttatatttgttctagtttttaaatttgggagtaacaacaagagattatatattatatgtttgatgtaatattaaatattatacgtggattttaaatttaagtttttgctattttttttaaaagtaatttgttgctaattgacagcagattatattatatgtttaatatgatattattctattaagcgagtttaagtttaattaaattttatttaagttataaaacatatgattttattattttaaaataattattattgtaaaatatctcaaaaatatcttattttaatttgtttaattatttattatttttaaataattatcattgtaaaatatctaaaaaatatcttattttaatttttctaattatttattttattttatttaagtttaagtgtttacaaactactgttaagaataagaatattatgttaaatataagaatattccgttaaagttaacattaaaaaaataaaaaatcgttaaaaccaaaaaattttgttatctacacacttattatatagaagatatatatatatatatatataattgttctTCTCACAAACTACAACTTCTTGAGCTAATATTAACGTGACATTCAAGAAGGAAAAAGTGCCAAATATATATCTTATTCATTTAACACTAGACGATAATATGTTACAAAATATAAGATTATTCaataataatgaatataattggtGGATAGAGTTGTCAAATAATGCCACCTAAAGACTACACTTTCTTCTCATACCTTTTTCTCAAGAAATATGAGATTTGTGGAATAACTTACCATTGTCGTCTACACCCCATACAAACAAACATTTTGAGATATTcggtcaataattttttttagtatagtTGGTGATatgatattatattttattatttttattttttaaaaaataagaataagttAGGATACATTAATTTGACATAGAAAATacatgtttttttaattaatattgttaataattaataataaatttgaatacacctttttaattataataattttattagttatttttaatattattttattaattattaattatagatattttatttatttaattaaataattattcatgaaattttatgtttttttatcaGTTTGAATCTTATATTGTTGTTACACCTcaatttcgagacctgagattgtgacctcgaaagctggactcgtcaagtatgaGCTCGAGATATCCAAAACGCATGTTTGTGGCCCAGATGTCAAACCCTCGGATCAAGATGGAAACCTCGAATAcatttaacctcgaagttctttatGAGCTCGAAAGAATTTAGCTCGGGGTATATCCGTTGTCAgatgtcttcggatcaagtaggcCGAGCTTAGCAGAAGTACAAGCTCGGAATGTAACAGCCTCGCTGGTATCTAcctgctccgagctggtcttggagtaaggcggctagttcgtaacttatctatagacctagaccgacatgatgctgattgccgacctcgaaagatttaatgggtcatctgatgtaacgcgttccatgcatttaaagatatttattgttgtaacatcccaacattaaagggatattaacaagtctgttattcgGCCTCTggtctttaggggacgtttccttgtatatatgagttacaatatttaatatcattattttaattaataagcagaagtatcttcccgaaatatgtgggaatgaactctgataTACTGAGAGAAAttttggagaattcatccctgaaggatttccagaaaactccaagtcttaataaaatagactcgtggactaggcagagttaactgctgaaccacgtaaaattcttgttgttctaccatattgTTCATATGCgccatagttcttattgtttaattgctctacattttaagttgacgaaaaacagcgtcaacagtttggtgctttcattgagagccttaagcagtacaatCCTCGATTAGCTATGGTCGCAAATGATAAGAATAATCCTGTGAAGAAAACTATTCACGACGCCCTAGGAAGCAGCCAATGATGAATCTAGAACCAGAAGAAATAAGTGAATCCTctgattctcgaggacctccggCACCTCTGGCTCCTAGGaacgatgaggacatgtattatatgttatattattttataatataatgtaatattatattatattataatataatattttagattaaataaatgtgacaaagtgtgtcacatattgtaacatataatagagagttacaatatttagagatatatccaaataatgtaacatatttggtgttacaaatttgtaacttccaaatattaccttttattgtgtaaatttgttgttacacaatattgagatgaatttcataaagtcatatgtgatatggctgttagagatatgattttaaccccaataatgtgttttgggagttacaaaatcatttgggagggtttgaaaccgtttggaaaaatagcacatttttgtgctgaaattggtcagtggccgcagccaccaacattcaatggccacgacctgtgggacagagactagtggccgcggccactaatgtctctggctgcggccataggccaaaaactgaccaatttttcagttttttcaatttttgttgaacggctcaaaaaacccaaataactcacaaatctcatttttaattctatattaatccaattaaacattggtaacaaccatgagggttggtggaatttgaaattcaaagggtgtctctaaactctataaataggagcctatagttcacttgtaagacacaacatttctatccattagagcacttggctagaaacaccttgaggcttgataattccagagagcttttcctataatctgtgagagatcccttagtgcttgagttaggggaaataagcttttggacaaaggtttcaaaccttgttcaagctggtgatccccaacactcttcactttggttgtgtgagtgagagtttattggttttgttcttgttcttattttcttccatttgcttttctactatttcttcttg
The genomic region above belongs to Humulus lupulus chromosome 1, drHumLupu1.1, whole genome shotgun sequence and contains:
- the LOC133784698 gene encoding uncharacterized protein LOC133784698; the protein is MDTHHKSGTGWVTETAKNTWEELRAYRDTQQTQATDTKSSTPVSSAPEDEDISLVQTVFGKRRGHQKGYGRILNIRGRTPFDFRPSQTRDEELSEMRERLRQLEEHVRTHCITPGSQCAPPPPDDSVGLMYEFYYN